One window from the genome of Sporosarcina sp. 6E9 encodes:
- a CDS encoding DUF2975 domain-containing protein — MKRGSTFFLKIAVFLIGAPVLALGIFGVTYLVNNPANPDYAHILYPIVIGMYVSVIPFFVALYQAFKLLSYIDKSQAFSDMSVVALKKIKYCALIISGLYAVILPFVFLVADLDDAPGLVIIGMVPVFASMVIAVFAAVLQRLLQEAITIKSENDLTV; from the coding sequence ATGAAACGAGGTTCAACATTCTTTTTAAAAATAGCTGTTTTTTTAATCGGAGCTCCAGTTCTAGCACTTGGCATATTTGGCGTGACGTATTTAGTTAATAATCCCGCCAATCCAGATTACGCACATATTCTCTATCCGATAGTAATCGGCATGTATGTATCAGTAATTCCGTTTTTCGTTGCATTGTACCAGGCATTTAAACTTTTGAGCTATATTGACAAAAGCCAAGCTTTCTCTGATATGTCTGTAGTAGCTTTAAAGAAAATAAAATACTGTGCACTAATAATTAGCGGCTTGTATGCGGTAATTTTACCGTTTGTATTTCTTGTCGCAGATCTAGACGATGCACCGGGACTCGTAATCATTGGAATGGTCCCTGTTTTCGCTTCAATGGTGATTGCTGTCTTTGCCGCTGTTCTTCAAAGGCTTTTACAAGAAGCGATTACTATAAAATCCGAAAATGATTTAACGGTCTGA
- a CDS encoding helix-turn-helix transcriptional regulator yields MAIIVNVDVMLAKRKMSVTELTEKVGITMANISILKNGKAKAIRFSTLEAICEALDCQPGDILEYRKDDNPD; encoded by the coding sequence ATGGCGATTATTGTAAATGTTGATGTGATGTTGGCAAAAAGGAAGATGAGCGTAACAGAACTAACGGAGAAGGTCGGAATCACGATGGCGAATATTTCGATACTGAAGAATGGAAAAGCAAAAGCGATTCGTTTTTCTACTTTAGAAGCGATATGTGAGGCATTAGACTGTCAGCCTGGAGATATTTTAGAATATCGAAAAGATGACAACCCAGATTAA
- a CDS encoding glutathione S-transferase family protein codes for MSLNKEIKADGSFNRQKILFSRPFGTKAGELPVEENRYRLIWSAACPWSHRVVIVRNILGLENVISLGAVDPIRPDVDRIDWAFSLDENNVDPELGIQYLSEIYTKIDAEYAGRPTVPVMVDCNENMVVNNDYFTLTIVLETVWAPFHKSGAPDLYPEPLRQRIDALNDVIYADINNGVYRCGFAGSQEAYEQAYDNLFEKMAILDQLLATQRFLLGDYITDADVRLYVTLVRFDIAYYSVFKANKQRLIDFSHLWAYARDLYRTPGFGDTTDFEAIKKHYHLSARLSADLKKEKVIIPKGPDLSGWDAEPNRQHLSGKEEKFLR; via the coding sequence ATGTCGCTGAACAAGGAAATTAAAGCGGATGGATCCTTTAATCGCCAAAAAATATTATTTTCCAGACCATTTGGAACAAAAGCAGGAGAGCTTCCAGTGGAAGAAAATCGATATCGTCTGATTTGGTCCGCAGCTTGTCCATGGTCACATCGGGTAGTGATTGTAAGAAACATTCTTGGGTTAGAAAATGTGATTAGTTTGGGTGCAGTGGATCCGATTCGTCCAGACGTTGACCGTATTGACTGGGCTTTTTCATTAGATGAAAACAATGTGGATCCGGAATTAGGGATTCAGTATTTAAGTGAGATTTACACGAAAATAGATGCCGAATACGCTGGACGTCCGACTGTCCCGGTGATGGTTGATTGTAATGAAAATATGGTTGTGAATAATGACTATTTCACACTGACAATCGTGCTTGAAACCGTTTGGGCACCTTTTCATAAAAGTGGTGCGCCAGATTTATACCCGGAACCACTACGTCAGCGGATTGATGCGTTAAATGATGTTATTTATGCTGATATTAATAATGGGGTGTACCGATGTGGATTTGCGGGGTCACAGGAAGCTTATGAACAGGCATACGATAATTTGTTTGAGAAAATGGCAATCCTTGATCAACTTTTAGCGACACAGCGTTTCTTATTAGGTGATTACATTACGGATGCCGATGTTCGATTATATGTTACGTTGGTACGATTTGATATTGCGTATTATTCGGTATTTAAAGCAAATAAACAGCGGCTAATTGATTTTTCACATTTATGGGCGTATGCACGTGATTTGTATCGTACGCCTGGCTTTGGCGATACAACTGACTTTGAAGCTATTAAAAAGCATTATCATTTATCTGCGCGTCTATCGGCTGATTTGAAAAAGGAAAAGGTGATTATCCCCAAAGGCCCGGACTTATCGGGCTGGGACGCGGAGCCTAACAGGCAGCATTTAAGTGGGAAAGAAGAGAAGTTTTTAAGGTAG
- a CDS encoding S9 family peptidase, which yields MSNEEVIIGSGTKYPLNGLLEIPDDTNGLIPAVVLVHGSGPSNMDAQIGNNYPFKDLAEGLSKKGIGVLRYDKRTLVYGKEMKNDTGLSVKKETIEDAILAANLLRKDSRIDANKIFIIGHSLGGMLAPRIDAEGGDFAGIIIMGGSPRKFEEILMDQNNDVLNSLNKFFKMIARKQIATLSAKFYNIHKMSDEEAKSTTVLGKYTRAYYFKEMGEHLTYDYLKVLNKPVFILQGEKDFHISVEKDFGGYKEILNDKQNVTFKLYPNLNHLFMPSVYGNIKKSKQEYKVAQHVDEQVINDISDWIFSV from the coding sequence ATGTCGAATGAAGAAGTTATTATAGGATCCGGAACAAAGTACCCGCTAAATGGATTATTGGAAATACCTGATGATACGAATGGATTAATTCCCGCGGTTGTATTGGTTCACGGCTCTGGACCAAGTAATATGGATGCGCAAATTGGAAATAACTATCCTTTTAAAGATCTCGCTGAAGGGTTGTCCAAAAAAGGAATTGGGGTACTTCGCTATGATAAGAGAACGCTTGTATACGGTAAAGAAATGAAGAATGACACGGGGTTATCGGTTAAGAAGGAAACGATTGAAGACGCGATCCTAGCTGCCAATTTATTACGAAAAGATTCACGTATTGATGCAAACAAAATATTTATCATAGGTCATAGTTTAGGTGGGATGTTAGCACCTCGTATTGATGCGGAAGGTGGGGACTTTGCCGGAATCATTATTATGGGTGGTTCCCCGCGTAAATTTGAAGAAATTTTGATGGATCAAAATAACGATGTTTTAAACTCATTAAATAAGTTTTTTAAAATGATTGCTAGGAAACAGATTGCGACACTATCTGCCAAGTTTTACAATATCCACAAAATGAGTGATGAAGAAGCAAAATCAACCACGGTTTTAGGGAAGTACACCAGGGCTTACTATTTCAAAGAGATGGGGGAACATCTCACCTACGACTATCTTAAAGTTTTGAATAAGCCAGTATTTATTTTACAAGGAGAGAAAGATTTCCATATATCAGTCGAAAAAGATTTTGGTGGTTATAAAGAAATATTAAATGACAAGCAAAATGTAACATTTAAACTTTACCCGAATTTGAATCATTTGTTTATGCCCTCTGTTTACGGCAATATAAAAAAGTCGAAACAAGAATATAAAGTCGCGCAACATGTGGATGAACAGGTAATCAATGATATTTCGGATTGGATTTTTTCTGTTTAG
- a CDS encoding catalase: MIEDNGRETDSSVHLKIHSQTVGERGPVLEQDSILHETLETFVHTKIIERPVHVKGFGAFGYFETVYSMTKYTKLNFLQNPGQQIPVTVRFSLAVSNKGTPDTSRNVRGFATKFYTGKGIFDLICNHLPVFLIRDAIRFPEAINALLPSPVNNLMDPERFWRFVARAPESTHFVVRLYSDAGTLKSFRHMPGHSVNTYVWKNAQGVRNYVKYHWVPYAGEQNIDSTEAARWNGKNPDIAGQDLYDAIAKGNPVQYGLYVQLMNPKAESNLPYDPLDDTKIWDEQQYPLIPVGRMTLNRNPDNYMEQVEKVAFSPSNLLEGVELSDDKMLQGRANIYWDSQRRRLGADFRKIPINHQKDWSPDSLVTSGKGRFVKGHLVRFDLPKQDNFTQAGQFYHALSTVEKDHLVNNLSADLAGISHETRRIILTYLYNASPEMGERVVRKIEVLTKS; encoded by the coding sequence ATGATAGAAGATAATGGACGGGAAACAGATTCTTCTGTTCACCTGAAAATACATTCCCAGACAGTAGGTGAAAGAGGTCCCGTACTGGAGCAGGATAGTATTTTACATGAAACTTTGGAGACTTTTGTCCATACCAAAATTATCGAAAGACCGGTACATGTGAAAGGTTTTGGTGCTTTCGGTTACTTTGAAACGGTCTACTCTATGACTAAATACACCAAACTTAACTTTTTACAAAACCCCGGGCAGCAGATTCCAGTAACGGTAAGGTTTTCGCTCGCCGTAAGCAATAAAGGCACACCGGATACTTCCCGAAATGTACGTGGATTTGCTACCAAGTTTTACACTGGAAAAGGTATTTTTGATTTAATCTGTAACCATCTCCCTGTATTTTTAATACGAGATGCGATTCGTTTTCCAGAAGCGATTAATGCATTATTACCCTCACCAGTAAATAACTTGATGGATCCCGAACGGTTCTGGCGTTTCGTAGCCAGAGCTCCAGAATCAACGCATTTTGTTGTTCGGCTTTACTCAGATGCAGGCACATTAAAAAGCTTTCGTCACATGCCAGGCCATAGTGTGAACACCTATGTTTGGAAGAATGCGCAGGGTGTTCGCAATTATGTTAAATATCATTGGGTTCCTTACGCTGGAGAACAGAATATAGATAGTACAGAAGCCGCCCGATGGAATGGTAAGAATCCAGATATTGCAGGTCAGGATTTATATGATGCAATCGCGAAAGGAAACCCTGTTCAATATGGGCTTTATGTGCAACTGATGAATCCCAAAGCTGAAAGCAATCTTCCTTATGATCCATTGGATGATACTAAAATTTGGGATGAACAGCAGTATCCTCTCATACCAGTTGGCCGCATGACGTTGAACCGAAATCCGGATAATTATATGGAGCAAGTAGAGAAGGTCGCGTTTTCCCCTTCCAACCTTTTAGAAGGGGTTGAGTTATCAGATGATAAGATGCTACAGGGACGCGCCAATATTTACTGGGATTCGCAGAGGCGGCGTCTAGGAGCAGACTTCCGCAAAATACCGATTAATCATCAAAAAGACTGGTCGCCAGATTCTCTTGTGACTAGCGGTAAGGGGAGATTTGTGAAGGGGCATCTTGTACGATTCGATTTGCCAAAACAAGATAATTTTACGCAGGCAGGACAATTTTATCACGCGCTGTCCACTGTGGAAAAAGACCATCTAGTGAATAATCTATCCGCTGATCTTGCTGGTATATCCCATGAAACGCGACGTATTATTTTAACGTATCTGTACAATGCTTCTCCGGAAATGGGAGAACGAGTTGTCCGAAAAATTGAAGTGCTGACAAAGAGTTAA
- a CDS encoding SMI1/KNR4 family protein, translated as MWKEYIQNVTSGYHFAKPARKSDIHHIKEKLGVELPTDLLELLNETNGVFDAFDCPLIWSTNQIIEDNLFFRSFEDYKDIYMPFDHLLSFSDAGNGDLFGYPILNGSIQRDDVFVWDHESDSRKWVASSLKDFIEGWANSRISV; from the coding sequence ATGTGGAAAGAGTATATCCAAAATGTTACATCAGGTTACCATTTTGCAAAGCCCGCAAGAAAATCTGATATTCATCACATAAAAGAGAAACTAGGTGTTGAGCTGCCTACTGACTTATTGGAATTACTGAATGAAACGAATGGGGTATTTGACGCGTTTGATTGTCCGCTAATTTGGTCAACCAATCAAATCATCGAGGACAACTTATTCTTTCGAAGTTTCGAAGATTATAAAGATATTTATATGCCGTTCGACCATTTACTCTCTTTTTCGGATGCAGGAAATGGGGATTTATTCGGATATCCGATATTAAATGGAAGCATTCAAAGAGACGATGTTTTTGTTTGGGATCATGAATCGGATAGTCGTAAGTGGGTTGCATCTTCTTTAAAGGATTTCATTGAAGGCTGGGCGAATAGCAGAATTTCTGTATAA
- a CDS encoding DUF817 domain-containing protein, with product MRALKQFVRFGWEQALSCLFPVVIFASLAITQIIPLPFLPRYDWILIICILMQWWMVRSGLETRDELKVISLFHLIGLALEVFKVHMGSWSYPEEGYFKIFGVPLFSGFMYASVASYLCQAWRRFNVELVKWPPFLAVVPLAAAIYLNFFTHHYWIDMRWWLSILVIIVFWQAWVTYEVGETRYRMPLVFSFVLIGFFIWVAENIATFLGAWQYPNQTTAWSLVHLGKVSSWLLLVIVSFLIVASLKQVKGKIRVGKGARQVL from the coding sequence ATGCGCGCGCTAAAACAATTTGTTCGTTTCGGATGGGAGCAGGCCCTGTCATGTTTGTTTCCTGTCGTTATTTTTGCATCTTTGGCGATTACACAGATCATTCCACTTCCATTCCTGCCGAGGTATGACTGGATCCTCATCATCTGTATTTTGATGCAATGGTGGATGGTGCGTTCTGGGCTTGAAACACGAGATGAACTGAAAGTCATCTCATTGTTCCACCTTATTGGGCTTGCTCTCGAAGTTTTCAAGGTACATATGGGTTCCTGGTCATATCCGGAGGAAGGCTATTTCAAGATTTTTGGCGTGCCATTGTTTAGCGGCTTCATGTATGCAAGTGTAGCGAGTTATCTTTGCCAAGCATGGCGGAGATTCAATGTTGAACTGGTTAAGTGGCCGCCATTTTTGGCAGTTGTCCCTCTTGCGGCTGCGATTTACCTGAACTTTTTCACTCACCATTATTGGATAGACATGCGTTGGTGGTTATCTATACTAGTGATAATCGTTTTTTGGCAAGCATGGGTCACATACGAAGTTGGTGAAACTCGTTATCGGATGCCACTCGTATTTTCCTTTGTGCTCATTGGATTTTTTATATGGGTAGCCGAAAATATCGCAACATTTTTAGGCGCTTGGCAATATCCGAACCAAACCACTGCTTGGAGTCTCGTTCATCTAGGAAAGGTGAGTTCATGGCTATTACTCGTGATTGTTAGCTTTCTAATCGTAGCGTCTTTAAAGCAGGTTAAGGGGAAAATTCGAGTAGGTAAAGGTGCTAGGCAAGTTTTATAA